The Exiguobacterium mexicanum genome includes a window with the following:
- a CDS encoding HNH endonuclease signature motif containing protein, which produces MGWDLRVAEAKDIYLTETDLWRYTQQFLMNATHTTTYKHMLMKALLECTTELSDSGVVTFEQISRHVTKMYWNLIVKHGLRQVNQLEKLSSVEKTMLTFQATHEVPSTWNFDRLPVQQQQQLIRNVNQFYKKYVYGSFYTSFEGTVYSFNRKEEWVKLVPSYVIFFEKYKRVLMNVTNYQLAVFLEKYNTREAMERILNKIEFVSARQSLDEFKQILLSHGHSVCFYCMKSLKQIHVDHFIPWSYIQNDVLWNFVLACPTCNTSKNNRMAKVDYLYALVERNHELRVAEQMETYKETKLIHLYDYAVQNGFEANWMPK; this is translated from the coding sequence TTGGGGTGGGATTTACGTGTTGCTGAGGCAAAAGACATCTACTTAACAGAAACTGACTTATGGCGCTATACACAACAATTTTTAATGAATGCGACACATACGACGACGTACAAGCATATGCTTATGAAGGCGTTGCTCGAATGCACGACCGAACTAAGTGATTCTGGTGTAGTGACGTTCGAGCAAATTTCAAGACACGTGACGAAGATGTATTGGAATTTGATTGTGAAACACGGATTGCGACAAGTGAATCAACTTGAGAAATTGAGCTCGGTCGAAAAAACGATGCTCACGTTTCAAGCGACACATGAAGTTCCGTCCACTTGGAACTTTGATCGTCTGCCGGTTCAGCAGCAACAACAATTGATTCGAAACGTGAATCAGTTCTATAAGAAGTACGTGTACGGATCGTTCTATACCTCGTTCGAGGGGACCGTCTATTCATTCAATCGGAAAGAAGAGTGGGTCAAACTTGTGCCAAGCTACGTCATCTTTTTTGAGAAATATAAACGGGTATTGATGAATGTTACGAATTATCAACTCGCCGTCTTTCTGGAAAAATACAATACACGCGAAGCGATGGAGCGAATCTTGAACAAAATCGAATTCGTCTCGGCTCGTCAATCGCTCGACGAGTTCAAACAAATTTTGCTGAGCCACGGTCATTCCGTCTGTTTTTATTGTATGAAGTCGCTCAAACAGATCCATGTCGACCATTTTATCCCGTGGTCTTACATACAGAATGATGTTCTATGGAATTTTGTCCTCGCTTGTCCGACTTGTAATACGAGCAAGAACAATCGGATGGCGAAGGTTGATTATCTTTACGCGCTCGTGGAACGAAACCATGAGTTGCGAGTGGCAGAGCAGATGGAGACATACAAAGAGACGAAATTGATTCACCTGTATGACTATGCGGTGCAAAATGGGTTTGAAGCCAATTGGATGCCGAAGTAA